One Phoenix dactylifera cultivar Barhee BC4 unplaced genomic scaffold, palm_55x_up_171113_PBpolish2nd_filt_p 001463F, whole genome shotgun sequence genomic window, TGGAGAATCGGTGCCAATCGAGAGAGGGGTTGCAACAATCTAGGCGGATCGGACGCCCCAAGGGCCGGTGGTGCCGGAGGCTGGTTGCAGTGGTGGCGGCAATCCGACTGTCGGCAACGAGGCAACTGGCAGGGCGGCGGTGGTTGTGGATCAACCCATGGTGGTTCAACGAATGAAGGCAGCTATCTTGCACCTATCTCAAGCATGAGCGAGGAAAGGGAGACGTGGGTTGGGCAGACCCACGAGGATTTGGAGGACCCTGAGGCCTTAGGGGGGTGCAAGCCAAGGCCTTTTTATCAGGGTAGTTAATTATGAAGATCCTTGATAAGAGCACACTTCGGACCGTCCTGGAAACAGGTAGAGAAAGAGGAACTTGACCCTATCCGCGACCTGCCAGTAGAACCAAAGTTATCAAAACAAgcgtgaccctaaccgcgacctgccggtagaaccaacacAATCAatttctaatccaagaacaaaggtgaagctctcacataagagaaactttcaaatttcattcatgcgtcctccccctctcaagtacaatcaggtgctattttaaggctgaaaaggcttcaaagagaagcaactcctaggaaattacatagcactacttgtcatgcatttaccaaggctgcgtttaccaaggcttggaaaaatgcatgttacacctactcctagaaaagtaaccagaacttaggaaaaagatcccaaagtaattatagtgactttgggaaactacaagaaagtctgaatgtgACTTGGGGAATACAAAATATCATCTGAAAAAACACCCCAAAAatatgcacgaaaatccaaatacaataggaaagttggccttcccatgaaagtttcttgtcatgtgatttggactttccaaagtgttgtcttcaggttggactcaaagcatcttcacccaattgtatgaaagtgacccaattaggtgcagcctctatctcacgttggtcttcttttcctttgatttttatgatcaggctttccaaagcttgtttcatcctcttagtcttggccctagtcataggaccttcaattccatgcaaaggatctttagatgggctggttgcatctctatcattccctccctcttcaaaaggattcgtcctcgaatcaaATTCATCACCTACATCAAACAAAGATAGATCAGCCACATTAAAGGTAGCACTTACATTACCATATTCACTTGGCAAGTCCAGCTTGTAGGCATTGTCATTGATCTTCTCTAGAACTTGGAAGGGTCCATCTCCTCTTGTTTGCAGCTTAGATTTTCTTTGAGTGGGAAACCTCTCCTTCCTCATATGTACCCAAACCCAATCTCCCGGTTCAAAAATAACTTTAATACGCCCCTTATTTGCTTGCTTTGCATATTTCTCattcttcctctcaatgttgGCTCGAACTTTTGCATGCAAATCCTTAATAGTATCCGCCTTTTTCTTACCATCCAAATTGGTACACTCATTAGTAGGCAAAGGTAAGATGTCCAAAGGAGTCAAAGGATTAAAGCCATACACAACTTCAAAAGGAGAATAAGAAGTAGTAGAATGAACAGttctattataagcaaactcaacatgtggcaagcatttctcccaatttttcaaattcttttgaATGATAGCACGCAACAAGGTAGTAAGTGTTCTATTTACTACTTCAGTTTGTCCATCCGTTTGAGGATGTGCAACAGTAGAAAATAAGAGTTTTGTTCCTAGTTTATTCCACAAAGTTTTCCAAAAATGACTTAGGAACTTCACATCCCTATCACTTACTATTGTTCTAGGCAATCCATGCAAGCGCATTATCTCTTTAAAGAACAGATCAGCAATATGTGTTGCATCATTGGTTTTAGAGCATGCAATGAAATGTGCTATTTTACTAAACCTATCAACAACGATAAATATACTATCTTTGCCACCTTGGGATCGaggtaatcctaacacaaaatcCATTGAAATATCAGTCCAAGGTTGATTAGACATAGGCAAAGGTGTATAGAAACCATGGGGCATGACTTTAGATTTAGCTTGTTTACATGCTATGCACTTATCACAGACAGATTGCACATCATGCTTCATGTTAGACCAATAAAAATGCTCATGCAATATTTCTAAAGTCCTTTTTATTCCAAAATGTCCCATCAATCCACCACCATGACTTTCTCTAACTAGCATTTCACGCAAGGAACAAACAGGCACACAcaacttatttttcttaaacaagaAACCATCATGCCTATAATAGTCCCCAAAAGCATGTTTAGAACAAGAATCCCATACTTGGCCAAAGTCAGAATCATTAGCATATAAGTTCTTTATAAACTCAAAACCAAGTAATTTAGATTGCAAAGAAGCAAGCAATGCATACCTTCTGGACAATGCATCAGCCACTATGTTTTCCTTACCATTCTTGTACTTGATTACATAAGGAAACATCTCAATGAATTCCAACCACTTGGCATGTCTTTTTTGAAGCTTACCTTGAGATCTTAGAAACTTCAAGCTTTGATGGTCAGAATGAATTATGAATTCCCTTGACCACAAGTAGTGTTGCCAAGTTTGCAAAGCTCTCACCAAAGCGTACAACTCTTTGTCATACGTGGAATAATTCAATGATGCCCCATTAAGCTTTTTACTAAAGTAAGTAATTGGTTTAGAGTCCTGCATTAGTACGGCCCCTATACCAATACCCAGATGCATCATATTCAATTTCAAAAGCTTTATCAAAATTAGGCAAACAAAGCAAAGGTGCATtggtcaatttttcttttaatgaattaaaagcTTCCTCATGCACATCATTCCACTTAACACAACATTCTTTTTAACAAGTTCATTCAAAGGTGCAGCAATAGAACTAAAGTTCTTTACAAACCTTCTATAaaaacttgctaaaccatgaaaacttcttacctcATTTGCATTCTTAGGTGTAGGCCATTCTCTAATTGCCCTTACCTTCTCCTCATCCACACTTATTCCTTTCGAGCTTACAACAAAACCCAAAAACACAACAGATTAATGGCAAAATGAACACTTTTTAAGATTagcatataatttgttttctctCAAAACATTAAGAACAACATGCAAATGATTAACATGTTCATCTAAGGTTTTGCTATAAATCAACTACAACAAATTTCCAAATGAAAGAACGCAAAACATGGTTCATTAACCTCATGAAGGTGCTGGGTGCATTAGATAAGCCAAATGGCATCACCATCCACTCATATAAaccatattttgttttaaaagctgttttccattcatcaccttCTTTCATGCGAATTTGATAGTATCCACTCTTCAAATCTATTTTAGAAACACACACGAGccatgcaattcatcaagcatatcatccaATCTAGGGATAGGATATCGATACTTTACAGTGATTTTATTTATGGCTCGGCAGTCCGTACACATGCGCCACATCCCATCTTTCTTCGGAACCAAGATCACAGGAGCAGAACATGGGCTAAGACTCTCCCTCACAAATCCTTTTTGCAGCAACTCATCTACTTGcctttgaatttcttttgcttCCTCTGGACTTGTTCTGTAGGCTGGTCTATTTGGGATTGAAGAATCTGGAATTAAGTCAATCTAATGCTCAATACCTCTTGTAGGAGGTAATCCATGGGTGATTTCTTCTGAAAAAATATCACCAAATTTCTGTAACAAAGAAGCAACCATACTAGGTAAAGAAGAATTGAGTTCGTTAGTGAAATAAACATCCTTGTGTATGAGCACAAGTAGCTGCTCTTTTGCTAACAAGGCACTCTCAacctctcttttgcttgcaaatgcactcactctcttttttttctcttctttggattctgatttattcttttctttcttctgctcactctcatttttcttatctttcctctctttttcttaaaTGCTCAATTGCTCCTCTCTCAACTTACACTCTCTTGTAATTCTGATTTGATCAGCATAGGCCTCGGTTGGTTGGAGAGGTGTTAAAACAATGGTGTGATTGTTCATAACAAGAGTGTATCTATTTTTGTATCCATCATGAATAACCCTTCTATCAAATTGCCACGGACGCCCAAGAAGTAGATGTCCAGCATGCATAGGTGCCACATCACGAAGAACTTCATCCTTGTATTTACCGATGGAAAATGAAATCATCACTTGCTTAGTCACCCTTATGTCTCCACAATTATTCAGCCACTGAAGTCTATATGGATTAGGGTGCTTTAATGTGGGCAAACTCAATTTTTCAACCAACAAGGTGCTAGCAACATTAGTACAACTTCCACTATCAATGATTAAGCAGCATACCTTGTCGTTTATATGGCATCTTGTATGAAATATATGCTCACGTTGCTCCTCATTACCACCCGCCTTAGGTTGCATGTTGAGAGCACGCCTAGTAACAAGCACATCTCCAACAACAGGTTCAGCAACTTCAACATCACTACAATCCTCCAATGGTGGCATGTCATCATCACTTGAGCTCACACTCTCTATGTCTCCATTATCCAGCAGTATCATGGCTCTTTTATTTGGACATTGAGAAGCAATATGTCCAACTCCTTGACACCTGAAACATTTGATATCACGAGATCTAGAGGATGAATTAGTTTCCATTTTACCTTTAGGTGCAGCAATCGAATTTTTGgcctttgcatcttcttttggcTTTGACACAGATTTGTTGTTTTGCCAATTTGATTTCCATGAAGAACTAGTAGTAAATTTGGAAGTactcttagctttcaattgcctTTCCACTAGAATAGCTTTGTGCAGcaaatcctccatctctatataatgttgcaattctaccacatcagctatctccttctttaaacctccaatgaatctagccatagttgcctctcggtcttcttcaacattggctctaatcatggctatttccatctccttataatcttccacactcatggagccttgagttagactttgcaatttcctgtgcaaatctctATAGTAGTGGCTGGGTACAAACCTTTTTCTCATAACAGCCTTCATCTCATCCCATGTACCAATAGGCCTCTCCCCATTTCTACGTCTACTAGTCACAATTTGATCCCACCAAATACTAGCATAATCATGGAACTCAACAATGGCTAGTTTAACCCTCTTCTCCTCGGAATAATTATGACATTCAAAGACATGTTCAACCTTTCTCTCCCACTCTAAATATAATTCAGGATCATTTTTACCTTGGAATGCAGGGATTGTCATCTTAATACTTCCCAAATGActgtcttttcttgattcatctCTTTGCGTCCTTCCATTACTTCTTCCATCCGAatactcctcttcttctccttcttcaaacatcTGCCCCCTCAAAGGCTTGAGTCTGcttggtgattccaaatcattcaTTCGTGCACCAAGCTTAGTAAGTTGATCAGCAGTGGCTTTCATCCATAACTTCATATCAACATCTGGTTGTTCACTACCTTCACTACTCATCTTTGCATGCTGCAATCAAAAGATTAGTATAAACAGAATAGGTCCTCACACACTCCTCTCTCTGGTGGACACTCTTTTAtggctttttcttgatgatgatctcaacctcttgccttttaccactCAGCTTCACCTTATGAGCTCTTAAATAAGAACATTTTGGATGTTTCTACACAACAGGAAACAGTAAGGAGTCGATAATAACCTTAGGGAATAAGAACTCGCAAGAAATAATTTAATTGGAACCAACAAGGGGTTCAAGGAAGGTTTGAATTGAGAACAATTTAATGGAAGCGTTAAAGAACCAACAAGGAAATTAGAAGCAAAATCTGccccgaattttttttttcttttttttttccttcttctttcttcctttcttctttcttttctttctttcttctttttttcttttttttttaatagcagAACAGAAAAGAACAAAGGAAGATGACACAAATCGATTAAAGGAAGATGTCACCAAGGATATAGAGATAAGCAACAGCggaacacttttttttttgaattaaacaagataaacacacaaaggatAGATAACACCTGATTTCAGAAaccgggctctgataccaaatgataagagcacacttcggaccgtcctggaaataggtagagaaagaggaacttgaccctatccgcgacctgccggtagaaccaaagttatcaaaagaagcatgaccctaaccgcgacctgccggtagaaccaacactatcaagttctaatccaagaacaaaggtgaacctctcacataagagaaactctcaaatttcattcatgcgtCCTCCCTctctcaagtacaatcaggtgCTATTTAAGGCTGAAAAggcttcaaagagaagcaactcctaggaaattaCATAGCACTACTTGTCATGCATTTACCAAAGCTGCGTTTACCAAGGCTTGGAAAAATGCATGTTACAcctactcctagaaaagtaaccagaacttaggaaaaagatctcaaagtaattatagtgactttgggaactacaagaaagtctgaatgtgacttgggaaaatacaaaatatcatcTGAAAAAACACCCCAAAAatatgcacgaaaatccaaatacaataggaaagttggccttcccatgaatgcttcttgtcatgtgatttggactttccaaagtgttgtcttcaggttggactcaaagcatcttcacccaattgtatgaaactgacccaattaggtgcagcctctatcttacgttggtcttcttttcctttgatttttatgatcaagctttccaaagcttgtttcatcctcttagtcttgaccctagtcataggaccttcaattccatgcaaaggatctttagatgGGCTGGTTGCATCTCTATCAATCCTAGCATGGAACTGTAGGGGGCGGCCAAACCTTCCTTTATTACTACTTTTAGGAGATTGGTTCAAGTGAATGACCCAGAGATCTGCTTCCTTCATGAGATGCAGGTGTCTGAGGATGGCCTCCATCGCATGCAACGGCACCTGGCAGCTGACTGGGAGTCCTTTGTAGTGAAATCTATAATAGCCAAAATCAGCAATCATCATAAACCGTTAATATGGGATGAATAAGTAGGTAAATAAGTTATATAAACCTCTTAGCCATGAACTAAAATTGTTTGTTGAAGCAATTGTAGTTATTGTTTAGGGAAACCTTGCAAAAGCagcatcattttatttttatttttatcatttttgacttttttttaatttttgagggAATTAGGGGGGAGGAGCCTAAACTTTATTAAAgacgaaaaataaaaagagaaaaaaagagtataataagatagaaaaataatttataaaagttTCAAATTTTCATACAATAATTGTACAAATATCCCAAATTCAAAATTCATAATACCTCCACATAATTGGTATTTTGAAATTTATATGGTAAATCAGTCCACGACTACTATCATGAAGCATGCCAAATTTGTTCCACCAGATAGTGACAAGAGAAAGCATAGCTGGACCATTGACGTCGGTAGAGCAGTCCTACCAAAAAAAGATGACCATATGGCGAGACGACATAATGATCCCCtaggagagggggagagaagtTAAAGAGTAGACAAGGAAGGGAAGAAATGAAGGACCAGATCAGAAAAGGGGCcaacaaacataggattatgataGGAAGACTACCACCATCATGAACCTAATACTGCAAACTACACTAGTGATGAAGTATAATCGGGGATCAGAACAccaagaaaatagaaaagaggAAGCTCCCGTACCACTtatggaggagagggagaaggtaGAGGGGGAGGAAAGAAAATCAGGGATCATGGGAACGAGTaggagggaggaggggaagGGCGACCATGCATGGGGGAAACGCCAACTCGGCGAACCACGCCAAGAGAATCATGGAGGAGAGAGAttaaggagagagaaggaggaggggagCCATGTCTAAAAGATATGGAGCTTGAGAAAGTCACCACACCAAATTGGGGGAACAAGAAAGAGAGATTGAATCGTGGCAAGAGGCGAGGAACTAAGGTTCATTATTATTGGATAGAATACAGAGAAATGACCAAGAAGAAAAGAGTTAAGAGTGAATGGGAAGGTTAGAGTGGAGAGATAGAGGGGAGGGGCCAGTTGGAATTGGATCTAGACAATAACGGTAGGATTTGATTGGTGGCTACATTGATAtacaaagagagagggagaaagaggggagggagagagagagagaaggacaaAGACAGAGATGGAGAAAAGGAGTGATAGGAGAGAAGAAGGATACAGATGGTTGGTTGTTGACCAAAGATTGCCAGATTTAATCGACGATGGTTGGATCTAAGAGCAATTATGCTAAGatttgaagaggagaaagagagagagaaatgggagagaagaaaaaaaaaggagagggagagaaggtctggtggtcgaCCGGGACCAACCGCCGCTAGAGAGGCATACATCGCCGGCACTTCCTTTTACCGAGGGTGAGGCTAGAAACGAAAGAGTGGCATGGAATTGaagtccttcttttcttttctaaaatTCTTGGAAAAAAAAGCTTCATCAACCTTTTTTAAATTGGACTGGCTTGGATTAGTTGTCAACAATTTAACTCATAGCTATGCATTGCATGCtcaacaaatatattttttgtataAAGAAAATATGTTTTTGACTTTCCTTAAAAAAATGACCAGGTGcaaaaatgttaaaaaaaattagataaatcattgtaacaaataaataaataaaaataggtaaaatatgtaaaaaaatgGACTGCTTTTGCAAAATCTCTAATTTTCACTCATCCGTTTGGATCAGCACTTTTAGATTATATAACTATCATAAATCCTTCAGACCATCCAATTAGGGAATTTCTTGGCATCCCAGTTGTGAGAGACTCAAATCCAATACAATCAGCCATCCTTTTATGCTCCTTCCTGAATGTGTTATTATCCAAAAGTTAATCTCTGCGCATTTAATTACATGGTCTGCATCTTGTACAAGACTCACACCAGGCTTTTAAAGCTGTCAAACGACTGGCTGCTCTTCAAGAGCGTTATTTTAAAGATAAGATGGAAAATTCGTGGCGAATTCCTCTGAACTGAAGCCTTGCTAGCGCTTACTCCACTATGCAGTGCTGGCATGGCTAATTTAAGAGCGAACCCAACAATCCCACTTCTCTCGAAAGGCTTCTCTGAACATCTTCTACACAACTCCCAATTCCGTTCTCACACTTCCAAGTCTACAAAACAAGCCACTCTCAGCAAGCAAAGAATACATTGTTTGGAATGCACAAAGGAGTGCAAGGTCGTGACAAGGGAGAGCAGAGCTCCGGTCTGCTGGTCTGCTGCAAAGGAGGTGAGTCTTTTAGGTGAGGAAGAGAGTGGAAGGTGTGGAGTCGGCCAAGGCCAAGATGGTCATCTGGTGAGGGAGTTTGGGTGGGGAGTGAGGAGGATGGTTGAGGTGGGAGAGGAGATAAGGAGGGTGGCCTATGTCCAGGCTGAAGCTTTCCATGTCCCGGTGCCTCTGTTCAATGACCTCTTCTTTAAGTTCTTTGAAGTACGGACTCTGCTGCCAATTTAATTCTTCATGGATCCATGCATGCTGCTTCTCTTGTTCAAGtcgttcataaatttttttcttgtgGTTTTTCTTTGCagaattttgtttctttcttgccTCCTCTTGTTGTTGAAAAGTTATTTACTTTTGATGACTATGTATTATGTTTACATTATTTTTTCTGCCAAAATGGtgctaaaattatatttatgattagactttttttttgaagatccgtgcgggcatgtgtttagtctcatatcggtCATTTACTGAAAAAATCTTAAGCATTTATACAGaactaaaaaattttaaaaaatattttttagttagCTATTTTGAATGGTATACTGAATTGTCatacatttattatttttctttcttcttcaactaacTTTACCTTACGATATTGTCTTTTAGTACAGTTCCATAATGAATACTGATTAATACTGGTTCTTCTATTACAtccattattttattattttcatgtttgagATTGTTATTTAATAAGAAAAGTTTATAAATTGAGGGACTAATTAAGTGAAACTATAATTACCACTCTACAGAAACCCTGCACTAACATGTCTTCAGTTATACCTATTACACTAGACTGTATACATGGTTAATTTGTCACATaataaatttcttagttcaCTGCTGATTATCACTATTCATATAACTTGAATTTGGAACACATTTCTTGCCCTGCCATTTTTTTCAACTTACTGAATTGGGATAGACATGATTCTAACCTCTCATGTTTTGTTTCATGTTTGTTGGTGCTGCCACAAAACAGGCTGAAGTGCTTTCTGCTCTCATGTATAGAATTAGGAATTCACCACCAGACAGGTGTGGTTCTTGATCCTAATACCTGTTCCCTAGTATCATTTTACATATTCACTTCACCTTGTTACTTGAAAAGAGATCCTAATTTTACCTCGGTTCTACAATAAGAGGATCAATTAGATGATGATCATCCATGATGCCTATCAGTATGTTCTTCATATGTCCAATATCCCAATCAGCTAGCCTTGCTCTTTGTCGGCCTTTACTATGTTCATTTCCACTGTTCAATTAGGATAAATGGACATTCTCATCTCACACAGGAATTGACCTTGAGGGTTTTGTTTTCAGGTTAAGTTATATTACAAAAGATGGAATGACATTGATAAAAGCCTAAAacactatttttaaaaaaataaatgattggTTCTGATTTTCCTTGAAAATTTATCACTTGTGATTTCTTGGGACATCAAACTGATTGGTTTAACATGCAAAGATAAAATGTTTTGCAAGTCCTATTTTATTTCATGCATGTTGTTTGAAAACTCCTAGTTAGACGATAATTTGTTGGTTTCTCTGTAAGCTGAAATTTTGGACGTGAGGTGAAATTTTGGACAAgtgacctttttttttcttttctttttttttttttttttttgaagagagagagagagagatcaaagAGTGATACACCACAATATCTCATGCAAGATGTAATGAAACAGAAATCTGAAGTTACATAGTATTTGAAATTGGCAACTTTCTTAGGATATTTTCAAGGAAGTATTTTGGCTGAGGACTGCAGTCAAGcttagagttgggcactgggccgggccgcccacggcccggcacggcccggcacgaagcgggccgtgcctggcacggcccgatagctacagtgccgggtcgtgcctggcacggcccatttaagggggccgtgctgggtcacaggttactggcccgcgggccgagcccggcacggcccgcttcgggcctgggccggcacggcccgctctaggctcgcgggccaagcacggcacggcccgcgggccagcccggcacggcccataagggcctgggccgggctggcccgcgggcctggcacggtccgggcctgggcccggcccggcccgataaaaattaatgcttcataaatttttttaataaattaataaatattgaaaactaaggatttatgaatataaagccaccttaatggtggggggtttggcatagacccctaccagtttattaatttaaatcaaaatggtacatgaagggaggtttggaccatggtctgacctccagaatacaagaagaaagggccgaggtttggaaccttggtctgacctccagaatacaataaaaatgtacaattataaaaaattaagaaatcttactaatcatcagtgattcagtgaatcagtattcactcttcagtcttcagtagtgtttgtatcatcatcatcagaggatgttgtattatgtccacctttatcttgaagtcttgcctcagcatccaaccaatctttgaagcagagaagcatctccaccgtttcgcccgtcatcctacttctcttttcgtcaagaacacgccgacctgcactaaaagcggattccgatgctaccgtggacatcggcacagctaaaatatcacgtgcaattgcagacataacaggatattgatttctaacactcttccaccaagataatacatctagattctctatttgattttcatcatatgcagactgaagatcatttcgtaaataaaattctagttcactacttaaagatgaagaacatgaagataaacttgaagcatgtgtgtgtcttctctgtgcaatgaatgaaaaaatagatgacgaacgagaaatactagaagaagaaatagaggtttgtatttgtgttctagatccatgaattttttcatcatatatagcataaatatcataaagaagttgttttacctcatttttagcagattcagaatcttgattcatattttcacagtatgcatcaagtaaaattagcacgccatttaatttaactctaggatcaaatacagcagctaagttatgcataggacatatcttgtcccaatactcattccatttagattccattaggtcaataataggcattaaaacatcatcatatctatgttctgcaaatttttgactaattatatatgcttgttgtaaaaatgaacatgaagttggataataaataccagaaagaacattggtagcattataaaaactaagcaaaaaatcttccaaaattttttctttattccaatcagtttcagtcaatgtaaagcctaatccacgatcattaatatatgcacttaataagtttttatatggatatgcatcatgtatcatgctatatgttgagttccaacgagtaattacatcaagtttaaatttttaaaacgtttaccatgatttatacatagtttccttaaattcttgaagtcttgatcttgaagcatgaataaaaaaaactgcatttctaattttaccaatcacatcttgaatcatacccatgccagcttgaacagaaagatttaagatatgacatgcacatctaatatgcaataaatttccatctaacatgggatgcaatgagtcttttaataatgcaacagcagaattattattagatacattatcaaaagtaatagacataattttatcattaatattatatgaacatgcagtttgataaatgatatttgaaatttgttgcccaaaatgtggaaaatcaaaagcacgaaaagcaagaatacatttatttaattgccaatcattatcaatataatgagcagtaatggcaataaaacaattactacctacagatgctg contains:
- the LOC103717252 gene encoding uncharacterized protein LOC103717252, with translation MANLRANPTIPLLSKGFSEHLLHNSQFRSHTSKSTKQATLSKQRIHCLECTKECKVVTRESRAPVCWSAAKEVSLLGEEESGRCGVGQGQDGHLVREFGWGVRRMVEVGEEIRRVAYVQAEAFHVPVPLFNDLFFKFFEAEVLSALMYRIRNSPPDRYACLVVESVNVPDLLRAPEHELVGVVDVTVQRDEEVLRHLEGVEEYLYVSGMAVLKKFRRQKVATILLKACDALSLLWGYRYLALRAYEDDSAAQNLYSKAGYKVISGDPHWIGWIGKKRRVLMIKPSVLHQTP